One window of the Lemur catta isolate mLemCat1 chromosome 6, mLemCat1.pri, whole genome shotgun sequence genome contains the following:
- the UPK3A gene encoding LOW QUALITY PROTEIN: uroplakin-3a (The sequence of the model RefSeq protein was modified relative to this genomic sequence to represent the inferred CDS: deleted 1 base in 1 codon), which translates to MPPLWALLALGCLRFGSAVNLQPQLASVTFATNNPTLTTVALEKPLCMFDSSEALAGPCEIYLYVLVDSASSRNASVQDGTKNPLSTTFQQTEGGRTGPYKAAAFDLSPCSDLPSLDAIGDVSQASQILNAYLVRVGANSTCLWDPNFQGLCNPPLSAATEYRFKYVLVNMTTGLVQDQTLWSDPIRTKWLTPHSVIDTWPGRRSGGMIVITSILGSLPFFLLLGFAGAIILSLMDMGSSDGETTHDSQITQEAVPKSLGTSEPSYTSVNRGPPLDRAEVYSSKLQD; encoded by the exons ATGCCTCCGCTCTGGGCGCTGCTGGCCCTCGGCTGCCTGCGGTTTGGCTCGg CTGTGAATCTCCAGCCCCAACTGGCCAGCGTGACCTTTGCCACCAACAACCCCACACTCACCACCGTGGCCTTGGAAAAGCCTCTCTGCATGTTTGACAGCTCAGAGGCCCTCGCTGGCCCCTGTGAGATCTACCTCTACGTCCTGGTCGACTCAG CCAGCTCCAGGAATGCCTCTGTGCAGGATGGCACCAAGAACCCACTGAGCACCACGTTCCAGCAAACAGAGGGCGGGAGGACAGGCCCCTACAAAGCTGCGGCCTTTGACCTCAGCCCCTGCAGTGACCTGCCCAGCCTGGATGCCATTGGGGACGTGTCCCAGGCCTCGCAGATCCTGAATGCATACCTGGTCAGGGTGGGTGCCAACTCCACCTGCCTGTGGGACCCTAACTTCCAGGGCCTTTGCAACCCACCCCTGTCGGCGGCCACGGAGTACAG GTTCAAGTATGTCCTCGTCAATATGACCACTGGCTTGGTACAGGACCAGACCCTCTGGTCGGACCCCATCCGCACCAAGTGGC TCACCCCGCACTCAGTGATCGACACCTGGCCGGGCCGAAGGAGCGGAGGCATGATCGTCATCACCTCCATCCTGGGCTCCCTGCCCTTCTTCCTGCTCCTGGGCTTTGCTGGCGCCATCATCCTCAGCCTCAT GGACATGGGGAGTTCGGAC GGGGAAACGACGCACGACTCCCAGATCACTCAGGAGGCTGTCCCCAAGTCGCTGGGGACCTCAGAGCCTTCCTACACGTCCGTGAAccgggggccgcccctggacagGGCTGAGGTGTATTCCAGCAAGCTCCAGGACTGA